A single region of the Kineosporia corallincola genome encodes:
- a CDS encoding GTPase family protein: protein MAPAPRDWFSKQFGDTFDEKAREIGRFNLAIFGKTGVGKSTLVNAIFGEDVAETGIGQPVTQGSHLYLHADGHFGVLDTRGLEIGTDDGTILAELEQYVREMRRSALADQVHVAWYCVRAGDRRFEDTEEAFIRGLDRLGLSVLLVLTQVPMRDGRYHPDAIALRDAIAERELPLGGHPIFLTNAKADDFAGLEAHGLQELLDATFLVAPAGVQDALVAAQKIDMKRKRASAEKAIRAAVGASAAAGATPIPFSDAAVLVPIQLTMMATISHIYDVGVDRATAAALAATAAATAGGRSLVTGLIKSVPGAGSLIGGGIAAAVASSVTWAVGQAWTTVCSRLSQGKLTGVSGALDSDAIRELFLDEFRGNMRKKLPGGFRSPLN, encoded by the coding sequence ATGGCACCCGCACCCCGGGACTGGTTCAGCAAGCAGTTCGGTGACACGTTCGACGAGAAGGCCCGTGAGATCGGCAGGTTCAACCTGGCCATCTTCGGCAAGACCGGCGTGGGCAAGAGCACGCTGGTCAACGCCATCTTCGGCGAGGACGTGGCGGAGACCGGCATCGGCCAGCCGGTGACCCAGGGCAGCCACCTCTACCTGCACGCCGACGGGCACTTCGGCGTTCTCGACACCCGTGGCCTGGAGATCGGCACGGACGACGGGACGATCCTGGCCGAGCTCGAGCAGTACGTGCGGGAGATGCGCCGCAGCGCGCTCGCCGACCAGGTCCACGTGGCCTGGTACTGCGTGCGGGCCGGTGACCGTCGCTTCGAAGACACCGAGGAAGCCTTCATCCGGGGCCTCGACCGACTCGGGTTGTCGGTGCTGCTCGTGCTCACCCAGGTGCCGATGCGCGACGGCCGCTACCACCCTGACGCGATCGCCCTGCGCGACGCCATCGCCGAGCGTGAGCTGCCGCTGGGCGGGCACCCGATCTTCCTGACCAACGCGAAGGCCGATGACTTCGCCGGGCTGGAGGCGCACGGTCTGCAAGAGCTGCTCGATGCCACCTTTCTCGTTGCCCCGGCGGGAGTTCAGGACGCGCTCGTGGCTGCGCAGAAGATCGACATGAAGCGCAAGCGGGCCTCGGCCGAGAAGGCGATCCGGGCGGCGGTCGGTGCGTCCGCTGCGGCCGGTGCCACGCCGATCCCGTTCTCCGACGCCGCCGTGCTGGTCCCGATCCAGCTCACGATGATGGCGACGATCTCGCACATCTACGACGTCGGCGTCGACCGCGCCACCGCCGCCGCGCTGGCCGCCACCGCGGCGGCCACCGCGGGCGGCCGTTCCCTGGTCACCGGGCTGATCAAGTCGGTGCCGGGCGCCGGTTCGCTGATCGGCGGTGGCATCGCGGCCGCGGTCGCCTCCAGCGTCACCTGGGCGGTCGGCCAGGCCTGGACCACGGTCTGCTCGCGCCTGTCGCAGGGCAAGCTGACCGGCGTCTCCGGCGCGCTCGACAGCGACGCGATCCGCGAGCTCTTCCTCGACGAGTTCCGCGGCAACATGCGCAAGAAGCTGCCCGGGGGCTTCAGGTCCCCGTTGAATTAG
- a CDS encoding SPOR domain-containing protein has translation MQAPGIDVFWPILATVLTTFVIVVASVAHSSMAAVGEGNPRTDWTPLPTHSAEQPFVVVQVASHPTRAQAQAEADKLRRSGLDAGVLRSDLYAPLNRGWFVVYVGPFDDTAQGRARALKITGKIDDSLVRTLTRR, from the coding sequence TTGCAGGCCCCCGGCATCGACGTGTTCTGGCCGATTCTCGCCACCGTCCTGACCACGTTCGTCATCGTGGTGGCCTCGGTGGCGCACTCGTCGATGGCCGCGGTCGGTGAGGGCAACCCGCGCACCGACTGGACCCCGCTGCCCACCCACTCCGCCGAGCAGCCGTTCGTGGTGGTGCAGGTGGCCAGCCATCCCACCCGGGCCCAGGCCCAGGCCGAGGCGGACAAGCTGCGGCGGTCCGGCCTGGACGCCGGGGTGCTCCGCTCCGACCTGTACGCACCGCTGAACCGCGGCTGGTTCGTGGTCTACGTCGGCCCGTTCGACGACACCGCCCAGGGCCGGGCCCGGGCGCTGAAGATCACCGGGAAGATCGACGACTCACTCGTGCGCACCCTCACCCGGCGCTGA
- a CDS encoding TetR/AcrR family transcriptional regulator yields the protein MTTETAKTAEPARLGRKRDHSRDPEILAAALDVLAEVGYDGMTVDMVAARAKAGKATLYRRWPSKAELVVDAVGCMKRPLHHDANGNLLVPDTGTLRGDLIAMVKPKAVTDGSRHLKIMLGVASMLSSAPELLDSINSIMIEPRTEAYRLVFERAVQRGEIKPGADVTLLASLGPALSMFRAVYQQQPPSRELFLHIIDAVILPAVGLSAPGEGAHE from the coding sequence ATGACCACCGAGACCGCGAAGACTGCCGAACCAGCGCGGCTCGGGCGCAAGCGTGACCACTCCCGTGACCCGGAGATCCTCGCCGCCGCGCTCGACGTGCTGGCCGAGGTCGGATACGACGGCATGACCGTCGACATGGTCGCCGCCCGGGCCAAGGCCGGTAAGGCCACGCTGTACCGGCGCTGGCCGTCCAAGGCGGAGCTGGTGGTGGACGCGGTGGGCTGCATGAAGCGGCCCCTGCACCACGACGCGAACGGCAACCTGCTGGTGCCCGACACCGGCACGCTGCGCGGCGACCTGATCGCCATGGTCAAGCCGAAGGCGGTCACCGACGGCAGCCGGCATCTGAAGATCATGCTGGGCGTGGCGTCCATGCTGTCGTCGGCGCCGGAGCTGCTCGACTCGATCAACAGCATCATGATCGAGCCGCGCACCGAGGCCTACCGCCTCGTGTTCGAGCGGGCGGTGCAGCGCGGCGAGATCAAGCCGGGTGCCGACGTCACACTGCTGGCCTCTCTCGGCCCGGCGCTGTCCATGTTCCGGGCGGTCTACCAGCAGCAGCCGCCCTCGCGCGAGCTGTTCCTGCACATCATCGACGCGGTGATCCTGCCCGCGGTCGGGCTGTCAGCGCCGGGTGAGGGTGCGCACGAGTGA
- a CDS encoding MFS transporter yields the protein MSQTTAVPSTATASSARWLTLTTVAFAQLMVVLDTTVVNIALPSAQADLGFSDGDRQWIVTAYSLTFGSLLLLGGRLSDLIGRRRTFITALIGFALASALGGAAPSFGLLVAARALQGVFGALLAPTALAVLATTFTDPVERRRAFGIFGAIAGMGGAIGLLLGGVLTENLDWRWNLYVNCFIAVIAVIGALFFLPHVHRTGPRPKLDVPGTVLVSAALFGLVYGFSHAETDGWGNGLTIGLLIASVVFGAAFVWWQSRAEHPLMPLSIVLDRNRSASYLSVLLAGIGMFGIFLFLTYYLQLTLGYTPIKTGLAFLPMIVALVFTAQIGSNFLLPRFGPRIMVPSGMIFAAAGAFWLTALDLNSSYWPGIVVPLVLMGMGFGQMMPAAIQTATLNVDPRFAGVASALVNTGQQVGGSLGTALINTLAASAATSYLASHQPATAQVLADASIRSYSTAYAWVGGFFVAGAILAALMYRSRSTTVTQVTTTDATDAEPVIMH from the coding sequence ATGTCCCAGACCACAGCCGTGCCGTCCACCGCGACGGCATCCTCAGCCCGCTGGCTGACGCTGACGACGGTCGCGTTCGCCCAGCTGATGGTCGTGCTGGACACGACCGTCGTGAACATCGCACTGCCCTCCGCCCAGGCCGACCTCGGCTTCTCGGACGGCGACCGGCAGTGGATCGTCACCGCGTACTCCCTGACCTTCGGCAGCCTGCTGCTGCTCGGCGGCCGCCTCTCCGACCTCATCGGCCGCCGCCGCACGTTCATCACCGCTCTCATCGGATTCGCCCTGGCCTCCGCCCTCGGCGGTGCCGCGCCCTCGTTCGGCCTGCTGGTCGCGGCCCGCGCCCTCCAGGGCGTGTTCGGCGCGCTGCTCGCCCCCACCGCCCTGGCGGTGCTGGCCACCACGTTCACCGACCCGGTCGAACGCCGCCGGGCCTTCGGCATCTTCGGCGCGATCGCCGGCATGGGCGGCGCCATCGGCCTGCTGCTCGGCGGGGTGCTCACCGAGAATCTCGACTGGCGCTGGAACCTCTACGTCAACTGCTTCATCGCGGTGATCGCCGTGATCGGGGCCCTGTTCTTCCTGCCGCACGTGCACCGTACCGGCCCCCGCCCGAAGCTCGACGTGCCCGGCACCGTGCTGGTCTCGGCCGCGCTGTTCGGCCTGGTCTACGGCTTCTCGCACGCCGAGACCGACGGCTGGGGCAACGGTCTCACCATCGGCCTGCTGATCGCCTCGGTGGTGTTCGGTGCCGCCTTCGTCTGGTGGCAGAGCCGGGCCGAGCACCCGCTGATGCCGCTGTCGATCGTGCTGGACCGCAACCGCTCGGCGTCCTACCTGTCCGTGCTGCTGGCTGGCATCGGGATGTTCGGCATCTTCCTGTTCCTCACCTACTACCTCCAGCTCACGCTCGGCTACACGCCGATCAAGACCGGTCTGGCGTTCCTGCCGATGATCGTGGCCCTGGTGTTCACCGCTCAGATCGGCAGCAACTTCCTGCTGCCGCGCTTCGGCCCGCGCATCATGGTGCCGTCCGGCATGATCTTCGCGGCCGCCGGCGCGTTCTGGCTGACCGCGCTCGACCTGAACAGCTCGTACTGGCCGGGCATCGTGGTCCCGCTGGTGCTGATGGGCATGGGCTTCGGCCAGATGATGCCCGCGGCGATCCAGACCGCCACGCTGAACGTCGACCCGCGTTTCGCCGGTGTGGCCTCCGCCCTGGTGAACACCGGCCAGCAGGTGGGTGGTTCGCTCGGCACCGCGCTGATCAACACGCTCGCCGCCTCGGCCGCCACCTCGTACCTGGCGAGCCACCAGCCGGCCACCGCGCAGGTGCTGGCCGACGCGTCGATCCGCAGCTACTCCACGGCCTACGCCTGGGTCGGCGGGTTCTTCGTGGCCGGCGCGATCCTGGCGGCGCTGATGTACCGGTCCCGCTCCACCACGGTCACGCAGGTCACCACGACCGACGCGACCGACGCCGAGCCGGTGATCATGCACTGA